Proteins co-encoded in one Amia ocellicauda isolate fAmiCal2 chromosome 11, fAmiCal2.hap1, whole genome shotgun sequence genomic window:
- the sesn2 gene encoding sestrin-2 isoform X2 gives MIQMKEHGIEIPQALGRGPSFFIPPEEFAEDGAQEGRQQVLIEAFVTFGRLDHVTMVMGLHPEYLGTFVRTQHYLLQMDGPLPYHWRHYIAIMAAARHQCSYLVQLHASKFVQVGGDPQWLDGLSAAPLKLRRLNDLNKLLAHRPWLITKEHIEALVRPGGEGCWSLAELIHAVVLLTHHHSLSSFIFGCGVNPEPDHEGGYAFRPPSPRPTDSPGTDDRANRQGAADALQEVEALMRKMKLLQEQDEEASQEEWATRFEREKSESLLVTPSEDSPLPPPTSVSRFAEDPDFGYEDFTRRGETTPPTFRAQDYSWEDHGYSLINRLYPDVGQLLDEKFQLVSNLTYNTMAMHCGVDTYMLRKAVWNYIHCVFGIRFDDYDYGDVNQLLEISLKVYIKTVVCYPEKTTRRMYNSFWRHFKHSEKVHVNLLLLESRMHAALLYALRAITRYMT, from the exons ATGATCCAAATGAAG GAGCATGGTATTGAGATCCCACAAGCCCTTGGGAGAGGGCCGAGTTTTTTCATCCCGCCAGAAGAG TTTGCCGAGGATGGTGCTCAGGAAGGGAGGCAGCAAGTCCTGATTGAGGCGTTCGTGACCTTCGGCCGGCTGGACCACGTCACCATGGTGATGGGGCTGCATCCAGAGTACCTCGGCACCTTCGTGCGCACACAGCACTACCTGCTTCAGATGGATGGGCCGCTGCCGTACCACTGGAGACATTACATCGCCATAATG GCTGCCGCCCGTCACCAGTGCTCCTACTTGGTCCAATTGCATGCCTCCAAGTTCGTGCAAGTGGGCGGAGACCCGCAGTGGTTGGATGGCCTGAGCGCTGCGCCCTTGAAGTTGCGCAGATTGAACGACCTGAACAAACTGCTGGCTCACCGGCCCTGGCTCATCACCAAGGAGCACATTGAG GCTCTGGTGCGGCCTGGTGGCGAGGGCTGCTGGTCCCTGGCCGAGCTAATACACGCGGTGGTGCTGCTCACACACCACCACTCGCTCTCCTCCTTCATCTTCGGCTGCGGGGTCAACCCTGAGCCGGACCACGAGGGGGGTTACGCCTTCCGCCCCCCTTCCCCCCGGCCCACCGACAGCCCCGGGACAGACGATCGAGCCAACAGGCAGGGG GCGGCTGATGCCCTGCAAGAAGTGGAGGCCCTGATGAGGAAGATGAAGCTGCTGCAGGAGCAGGACGAGGAGGCCAGCCAAGAGGAGTGGGCCACGCGCTTCGAGAGGGAGAAGAGCGAGAGCCTGCTCGTCACACCCTCGG AAGACAGCCCGCTGCCCCCTCCCACCAGTGTGTCACGATTCGCGGAGGACCCAGATTTCGGCTACGAGGATTTCACACGCAGAGGGGAGACCACGCCCCCTACCTTCCGTGCACAG GATTACTCCTGGGAGGACCACGGCTACTCCCTGATCAACCGTCTGTACCCCGACGTTGGGCAGCTCCTAGACGAGAAGTTCCAATTGGTCTCCAACCTGACCTACAACACCATGGCCATGCACTGCGGAGTAGACACCTACATGCTGCGCAAAGCCGTCTGGAACTACATCCACTGCGTCTTTGGGATAAG GTTCGATGACTATGATTACGGCGATGTGAACCAACTGTTGGAGATAAGCCTGAAGGTTTACATTAAAACGGTGGTGTGCTACCCGGAGAAGACCACGCGCAGGATGTACAACAGCTTCTGGAGACACTTCAAACATTCAGAGAAG